The following DNA comes from Poecilia reticulata strain Guanapo linkage group LG5, Guppy_female_1.0+MT, whole genome shotgun sequence.
ATTGACCTGGACGAAGAGGACAGGCAACAAGAGCTTATGAAAGGTAACCATGACGACAAGTAATGTGCGAAAATATACAGCGGCTTGTACTAGTTGTGCACAGCTAGTACCATTTGCAGACATCCGAAGGCTGAAAATGACACCCAGAGGAAAGACGTTAGCTGCTCAAGCTAACCCAGATAAGCAAGATTGATGGCATCAACTAACTTGCttgctctttggttacctagcaaccacctGTTGAGCAACTTGAGCAGCAGCAATTTCAGGATTCATGCCTCATGACAGTTTAAACGGCCTggataaaacagtaaaagtcacatcaccagtttggcagtatttaacaatcaaaataataatcaatCATTATCGATATTACCTGATAGCAGTTGCCCAAGAAGTAATTAGGTTTAGGGGTCTATGACCTTTTCACACAGGGTCCTGAAGGTTTGGATCGTTTTCTCCcttaataataaacaccttcatttaaacactgattttttttgtttttacttttgttactTTGGCTAATATTAAAgttggtttgatgttctgaaacacttaGACATGCCAAAAAAATAAGTCAGGAAGGTTTCAAACACCTTTCACACCACAGTATTGGTGAAAGGTGAATTTCACCAATACTGGTGAAAGGTGAACACGAAGGTGAATTTTGGGCTCAGTTTGTTGAACGGGATTTCATTTAGgagcatcagagtaaagggCACAGAATGCACATGCATGtgctactttttgttttatcacataaaattcaaatgaaacGACTGAACGTTGTGGTCGCAATGTAACAGAACACAGAGAAGTTCAAGGAGGACGAAGGAATTAGACGACGCTTGTTAATAATCACACCGCCTTATCCACCAGGGATCGAAAAGTCGATATCACGGCCCGGTCCCGACGTGGTGATCTGCGACGAGGGCCACCGCATTAAGAACTACCATGCCAGCACGTCGCAGGCCTTGAAGAACATCCGCTCCAGGCGCAGGGTGGTTCTGACGGGCTACCCACTGCAGAACAACCTCACAGAGTACTGGTGCATGGTGGACTTCGTCAGGCCCGACTTTCTGGGCACGCGCCAGGAGTTCAGCAACATGTTCGAGCGTCCCATCTTGAACGGTCAGTGCGTGGACAGCACACCCCAAGACGTCCGCTTGATGCGTTACCGCAGTCACGTGCTGCACAGCTTGTTGGAGGGCTTCGTGCAGAGGTGAGCCTTTCTCGCTTGGAAACGCTTCCCCGAAGGGTATTTATTATTACATCTGCGTGTCTGTGTCGCTTTTGTCCTTGGCAGGCGAGGCCATGACGTGCTGAGACACCACCTCCCGAATAAGGAGGAGTTTGTGATCTTGGTGCGGCTCTCTCCTATTCAGAAGGCGCTGTACACCGAGTTCATGAAGCGCTTCCGAGAGGCAGGGAACAGCGGCTGGCTTGGCCTTAACCCACTTAAAGCTTTTTGCGTCTGCTGCAAGGTCAGACTGCTTTTGTCTCGTTTTGAGAGCCACTTCCGTGTCATGTGCCTCGGTAAAGCTTTAACCTGTGGTTTTTTGGACAGATCTGGAATCACCCTGACGTCCTCTTCGAAGCCCTGGAGAAGGAGAACCAGGCCAATGAGCAGGACCTGGACCTGGATGACATCACCTCGGCCAGCAACCCGCGCTGCCCTGCTCCCGGCGCCGGCCTGAAGACCAAAGTGGCCGACTCAAGCAAAGGCAACAATAGCCTGCCGCCGCTCAATCCGTCTCAAGATAGAGCCAATCAAGTCATCACATATGAATGGGTAGGTTAGGGCTAGGCCCGGCATTTAGATGCAGCTAAAGCAAAGCAAATACAAGGGAAATCCAGACAACTGTCTGCGCTTAATTCTTTCTTAGGCAAAGGACATCATGTCAAACTACCGGACAGGAGTTTTAGAAAGCTCAGCTAAGATTGTTCTGCTCTTCCACTTGATTGAAGAAAGTGTCAGAAGAAGAGACAAGATTTTGGTCTTCAGGTAAGTCTTCTGTCCTGCATAAGtgagaaaaaagacatttatgtaTCTATTACACTTTTGGACAGAAAGTGGAGTGTGACAGGGTTACTGTGCAGAAAAAGTAACAATTTGGTTTTTAATCAATTACGGATCTGAAAAAGTGTGATAAAGCATTTCTGTTACTCTTGGTTTACATCTAAAACGATGAAATATGATATTCTCTTAAAACATTTGGCATATAAACAGTTCTCGCTACCCTCTTTACTCTCATACTCCAAATGAAAATCCAGTCCAGCCAGTTGCCTTCAGAAATCATATAGAGTCCATCTGTGTGCTACTGAATCTGTATAAATACATCTGTCCTGTGAAGACGTTAGTTAATAAACaacttcagcaaaaacaaaaagtacagaTGTAAATTCATTCTGTAGAAAAACTTGTAAATCAGCCACACACACATGGTCTCCTTCCAGCCTGACCGGATCTTGAGCTGTTCTGCTAAGAAAAATAGGcaaaagatttattattttaatgtaaaacgcTAGTAAAGACGAATCCTAAAAGACTAGGATTATCCACCTTTTAGTGTCAGTTTATCACATTAAATTCTCTCTAAAATGCACCAAAGTTTCtaattgtaatgtgacaaaaagtggaaatgtttAGTGGATTTGAAGAATACTTGAGCAAGATGCCCAAATCCAAATCACCGTCTAAAATGCCAGATGCATTTTaagaggaaaacaataaaaaagccacaaaaaaactaaataaatcctGCTTCATTATAAgttggaaaatgtttagaaGACGATTGTTCaggatttaaacttttaaaatatgcaattcAACATTTCTTCAGCACGGCCCAGGTTTTGGAACATGCAGATCCAGTCCAGTCATTCATTGCATGCAGCTTAAATAATATAATGCCTGTTTTGTTGGCTGCGCCTCTGAGCTCAGTAAGTGTTCTGATGGATTTTTATCGTGTCCAACAGCCAAAGTTTAAGCACTCTGACAGTCATCGAGGATTTTCTTTCAAAGAGACCCATGCCCCCCGGCATCGCCCCCAGCGACAGCCAAAACCAAAACTGGGTTCGCAACCTCAACTACTACAGTAAGTTGTCCAacttttgcttctttatttttttttccccaaactatTCGCTAATCATGAAGTGTTTTGCACTAAAATCTGctatattttctttcctccacATTTTTGCTTAATCTCTGATCACTTTTCATTTACATagcaagtgatttttttataattttttttttatttttcaatatttcatcTCTGTTAATGCTGTCTGAGTCATATAGCTTGTCCAGTTGTTTCAGCGCTGATGTGTGTCTGCAGGACTGGACGGGAGTACATCTGCATCAGAGAGAGAACGTCTCATCAATCAGTTTAACGACCCAGAGAACAAAGCAGCGTGGCTGTTCCTGCTTTCGACACGGTAGGCCGCTTCGTCTCGCAGCCGGAGCTCGTGCTTCTTCTCTGCGCTAAACGTCGTCGTCTTCCCACAGAGCGGGCTGCTTGGGGGTGAATCTGATCGGGGCCAGCCGTGTCGTCGTCTTTGACGCGTCGTGGAACCCGTGTCACGACGCCCAGGCGGTGTGTCGCGTGTACCGCTACGGTCAGAGGAAGCCTTGCTACATCTACCGCCTGGTCTGTGACTTCACCCTGGAGAAGAAGATATATGACAGGCAGGTCTCCAAACAGGGCATGTCGGGTAAGAGCCtcactttttttaatgtatttattttttgatggattttaacTCCTTCGCTGCTTTCGTCCTTCTTAGAAAGCTGCCattgttttctgaaacagaGCTCCCTTATCTTTCTCTTTTAAAGACCGGGTGGTTGACGACTTGAACCCAGTGCTGAACTTCACCCGTAAGGAAGTTGAGTCGCTGCTGCACTTTGTAGAAGAGGAGCCTGAGGCTGAGAGGATCTCACTGGAATCGCAGAGAGAGTTGGAGTCGGTGATATATCAAGCTTGTGAGCTTTACCCGAACCTCATCACCAAGGTAGAGTTACTTGAAAGGTGTTACTCCGTCTAACAACTCCAGAAGCTCCAGGCATTTTTCGAGATTTGTTGCTCTTCAAACATAACGGGAGGTTTgggtgttttgctgcagaatGAGCCAAGGGTTTCAGGTCCTGACAGGCTGGGCTGAtgcatctctctttttttgaggagtgcaaaaacatgcagatgtCTAAAACATCTCCAAACTGAATAAACAAGGAGGACATTTTCAGGTCTGCGAAATTTACTGGAATGTTAAAATTGACGCTGCAGAAACAAAGTCAGTCAGCTCTTGTTTTCGTTCAGGAAACAAAGCATCTGTTTTTTGATGGCCTCATTAAATAAAACTCTTCACTTCGACTAAATGCCCAAACCTGAAGTAGAGTGTTAGTCTGTgactttttgtcacttttaggACTGAGGTAATCAACACCAACTGTTCTTATAAATAGCTCTGTAattaaatccagaaatgttgaagttttCAGTTACAGATTTAAGATATTTGAGCTTATCAATAACGacaaaacaatacagtaattGTCCAACCTCAAATATGTCTGTACTGAAACGTCGCTGGCAGAATTATGTTGCTGTTCTGTCAAAATGAGTCGGTCTTTAGATGTACGAGGCTGGTAGAAACTCAGACAGCTGTGAAAGTATTGAATCGCTTTCCAGATTTTAACACAAATTTCTACTACTTCAAAACTCTGCACTGCTTTGTAATTATCACATCAAATTCAAATGAAACgcgtttattttaataatgaatcatttaaatacaacattatttttagtgtttttcctatttttatggGGAGAAAatttacttatgtatttttttatttgtaagttcTGATGATTCTTTCATTTTGCttcactgcatgttttatgTGAAGCACCTGGCGTCGTTAGTCgcattttttagtttaattctgCTACCAAATAAGAAATGGGTTGAAAGAGCACACAGCATGAAAAAGCACACATTTCTCCAGTACATCCAGTAAAATCTAACATGAAAAGATTTTAGGTTTTGTGGTGCTGAGTGAGTAATCTGAAGTCTCCAAACATCAGTAGCTTTAAACCCCTTATGTCTTTCCTTTGGAGCTGAAGTCCATCTTTCTCTGTCCGATGTGTCCCTTTAGCCACCTTTCCACCATGAGTCGCTGCTCATGGACCGCAAGGAGTCAAAACTGACCAAAGCAGAGAAGAGAGCTGCAAAAAAGAGCTACGAGGACGAGAAGCGAGCCTCTGTACCGTACTCCCGCCCGTCATACGCGCCCTACTACCCAACAAGTGAACACTCGCTGGCGAGCATCGCAGCGTTTAACCAACGCGGCTGGTAGGCTCCACTGTTTCCAGTtgattattgctttatttttagatcTGTACATCTGTAACCCATTCATCTTTACACTTATCACAATAGTGATAAGAAGTAATACCCTGTGTGGCTACTATAGATTGCAGCAACTTGTGCCCACTGGATGCAGAGCGTTGGGTGAACCCACTCCTGCCTAAGTCAGTAGGTGTTAGCAATCAGTATCACACTGCTGGTGGATGTTTAGCGTACTATTTAGCAGAAAGGTAATGTCGTTGTTTCTCCCTACGTCCATTGGGTGGCGCAGGTTGCTGCAATCGATAGTAGTCACACAGGCACACccgctagaaggaaacaaacacacccagtgCAACgctttcattttattgtctgagaggttgccaggtgACTGTGTCAAAAGACATTTCCAAAAGCGAGCAGAGAGTGTGAGCGtgaggagaagttttgagtacaagcattgcaagttttgagaagaaagatgCAAAgttctgctttcaaaatgaaaatgtgtgctcttggattatggcagaaaagtTGCCACATAATTTACTATTGGAACTGCAGCTCACGTTTGTGTTTGTATCTGCAGGCGCCACATAACGCGGCCGGACGACAAGCCAGTCGCGAGTGTCAGGCCCATCCAGTCGACCCCGATCCCGATGATGCCTCGGCAGGTCGGCATGGGAATGGCCGGCTCCAGCTCTGCCGGCAGCCTTCCTCTCAACTTCCTGCAGAAAGCAGGAGTTTATGTGCAAAGGATTGTCACCACAACAGGTATCTAACAAATAGCTACTGCAAATGAGAGATTTGTAGCGTTACCAGCAGTGAAACGTTTAACGAGCTTTTGAAGTTTAATCAGATTATAACGTACAACTTTCACCCGGATCCACAGACATCGTAATCCCAGGAGCAAACAGCTCCACAGACGTTCAGGCTCACATCAGCGCAGGAGAGAGCATCCACGTCATTAGAGGATCGAAAGGTAACGTCTTCATCAAGGAACCTCTTCAAACGGAACATCTTGGCGAACCTTTTCAGTCGTTTAATTTTCCCTCTTACAGGTACTTACATCAGGACGAATGATGGAAGGATTTTTGCTATTCGATCTGGAAAGATCAGCCGACCGGCAGCTGGAGCGTCTGCTCCATCTAGAGGTGCAAAACGTTTTGCTGTTTCATCGACTTCTTCCACATCACTTGGGTTTTTTATTGTCTAAAGGGATTATACTACACACGTTGCTGTAATCGTAAAGCTCTTTCCTTGCCACGTACATCAAATAAATTCTGTATTAAAGTTGTAATCGTGCAGCGTGAGTAATGATCCCCTGCTCATTTTGTAAGTTTACTCTCCTGGAATGGAAAATTAATCCTTAATTAATGCAAATCTTTTTAGGgtgattttatttgctgtaCAGAGGCAGAATATTATGAAAACTCTAGAACTCTACAacaaatactttatataaaaggtaaaaaaataaaaaatagggtCATGTGTCACTGAGTAAAATAGTATTAATTAAATTCCCTTCAAACAACCAGGATTCTGAATTGATCTGGTTCTCATGTGGAGCACAAATACGTCTGACTACAAGTTGTGTGTGTAAAACACACTCCTCCATGGAAACACTTTCTCCACGTTTTTCAGTTGTGGAAGATGATGCTAATGTTCCTACAAGACAATAAACGCCTTTAGCACagctaaacaaagcaaagttaTAAGTGGCGATTTTTTTGGAAGTGATCTTTGTTTCACTAagcgatttttttattttcatgcatgCATTTATTTGGGGGGGGCGGTTCTAACAGATATTCTGTTTCTCCgtgttgaaataaaagctaACTTTATATTGCAGGGGAACAAACAACGCAGTAGCTAGTCAGATGTCTCTGTTTCTGCtttgaaaaaggtttttgcGATAGACACTATCAAGTTATACATCCTTTATATTAATATGTAAATTCCTGCCAtgatctgactttttttttttttcaaagtaacctAGGGTTACTACCACATCTTCTTCAATATCATCTCTATCTCTTCAGCAGACACCCAAGTCTCCCTGATCCACCCAGTGAGCAACGGCTGCTCGTCTCCGGCCGACCAGCCGCGGCGCTCCCCTGCCGCCGACCAGCGGCCCCCGTCTCCTCTGAGCTCGGACTTCTTCCAAGAGCTCAGCCATTACGCGTCGTCCACAGGCAGCGCCACTGCCGGCAGGGCGAATGAATCGTCGTCGCTTCTGGATTTGCCGTCCGCGACGGCGGGGGACGAGGGTGGCTCTCTGACCGGCGATCAGAGCCGACAGCTCGGCAACGAACTGCTGAGCTCAGCCGTGGAGGCGCAGCGCGCCAGCAAGCGGAAACGTGACGGCGGCCAGGACATCTCACAGACGGGAGGAAAGCACACCTCGGTCACGGCTCATTTCCCCGGATTGTCGGTGAACTCCGGTGGGCTCAGTTTCCCACCGGTGGGTCTGAACCTGGGGAACCTGGggaacctgggtcatgtgagtcAGCCGCTTCTAATGCCTGGAGGAGGATCTTCATTCCTCCAATCCCCGGGACAAACGCTGGCCGACCTGCAGTCCATGTTCCCCTCGGTGAGCTCGGACCTCCTGAGGCAGCCGGCCGCGGGGAACGGACACCTCCCTCCCTCGTCCTCGGCTTTCTCTTCCGCCTCCTCCACCATTCCCATGTCGTCTACGGCAACCTCCTCTTCCCTCCCGTCTGGCACTTTGCCTCCGTACTTGATGAACCCCAACATGGCCGGCCTGCTTTCTTCAGGTTTCCCTCTCAGTTACAGTCAGCCACTGCTCTCCTCACCAAGAATGTTCCCCGGCCCTTTGCTCTCGGGGTCGGGGGGCTTCTCCATGCCCAACTCCAACTCTGCGACGCCCAGTTTCCTCTCTCATTTTACCAACCCCACCTCCAGCCTCCTGGGCGCCGCGCTGACGCAGCCGGACAGACACCCGAGCGCGGTGAACGGCGGGGACAGCTCTGATGATGACGTCATAGAGGTGACGGGACAGTAGGGCTTCAGAAAGTCCcactgcaggttttttttttgtttgtttgtttttaaaccgttttacagtcagaaaataatcaaaatacattagaaatggGAATTATTATACAAAAACGATAAAACTTGAAGGCAAAAGGCCTGGAATAATTCTGTGATAATTACATCCATCATGGTTTGAAAGTGTATTCAGAATCCAAATGTGACCAAGAAGAGGAAATGGGAAACTCAGCTCTGAGTTTACATCTAAAGTGGGTTAAATGTGAATAAGTTATTCCTCAGACATAAAGTTGGCCACTGCTTAGTTCTTTGAAATAAGCAGGTCACACGGGTTCTGTTTTACTCGGTGCCTTGCAGAAGTTTCCGTATCCCTTACGgccttccacattttgtcatgtacCAGTCACACACCTCAGTGTATTTCATTGCGATTCTATGAGATGGACACAACTgtgtgcataattgtgaagtcgAAGGAAACTAAAACGtgaatttgttttcacaaataaaaaccttttgaagTGTGGTATGCATTTCTGTCCAGCTCCCTCAGAGTTAATACTTAGTATTTCCACCTTTAtgtgcaattacagctgcagtttCTTTGACAGATTGTCATAGCAAATACATGagtttttgcccatttttccaTCTTTCAAAATAGCTCAAGTTTCATCAGAAAATAGCTCAAGTTTCATCAGAATGGATGGACAGTGAACTTTCCCAATTGGATtcatgtctggactttgactaggcccagacctctgatttgatttaaaccattccATTATAACTTTTTGGTTCAAATCAGCTTCCTTGTCTTTTGATTCAAAACCGTCCCctcagcatgacgctgccactgTCATGTTTCACTTTGAACATAGTTTGTTTAGGGTGTTTTCTGCCTTAACTAACATTTTGTGATGTCGTCTGATCAGAGCACCTGTGGCGCCTTCAGGtctttttatggttttctttctgCCTGTTCTTGCCAGCCTTTCATTGGAGTGGAGTCTTGTCAACAGATTACCCTAACTGAGTAGTGGCtgtctccagctcctccagagttacgaGTCCCTctttttgctaaaaatgttgACATCTTTAGCTGTCATCTCACAACCCCGATTTAAAGGTCACACCTTTTCCCTCCgccctgtctgctgtgttttttacTAATCATAAGCTGAATTTACAGTCTGTTTAAATTAGACGCTGTATTTACCAATTAGGTTTCTTCTGAAGACATTTAGctgttctggattttatttaacgGTGTCAGAAAGAAAGGGagctgccacacttttcagattttcattagGACAACATTTAAACctgcattattttccttccacttcccgATAATTCACCACATCATGCTGGTGCGAAACACAGAATCCCAACAAAACGCGTCAAACGCGTGGTTGTTATGTGACGAAATGTGAAGTGGTTCACGAGGGATGAGTAATTCCCATTTCTAATGCTCTTCATCGGTCAAACACACACTGATCGTTGTCTCGAAATACGAGAATCGGACTGTAAAATCCTACAAAGTGCAACAAAATCCTTATGCTGAATGCCTGCGTCCTGTTCAGCGGGAGCGTCGGGAACAGATCCGTCAAACGAGGACCAGTCGAATCTTATCTGGCGTTGGCTCCCACAGCCTCTgctacatttttacacaaagtgTCGGCGTTCAGCTTTTTGTTcctaacattttaaacatgtgaCGAAAGCTGCTTCCTGTTGGTTTTTCTCACGATGAATTGTTATGTAACAGTTGAGTGTGGACAGGCTGAACACTCTGCTGCTGAACACTAGTGTTCTCCATTTCCTCTGTAGATAAAGGGATCTTAGCGCTTGTCACAAAGTACACAATCCAGTGTGTATACACTATAACGGTTACcttgaaaatcagaaattttagGCATATTTTAGTCTTTAGCAGTTTGATAGACATTGTAGCAACCCCCTGTTTAAAAGATACTTGTGACGCTGTCATTGGACATGTGGATACTTTGTAAATAATATCATTGTTTATATTGCAAGTCGATACCGTGCAGTGTGTGTAGATTTCAGTCGTAGAGCGATTGTTTATCACAGCAGTGACCATAATGACAAACTCACCCCGGCTTTGATAAGCgaggataaaaatgaaatatttaggattttctttgtttccctcCAAACTGAAAACGAATGTACTTTCATGTCAACAACACAGGGACTGGGACATGGATTTGTACTGTGTAAACtctttctttgttattttaattaaattttttttcttccccttatCAGCCCAAAACGGTATTGAGTTTTGAAATTCATAGTTAGCTAATTGCTTTTATGTATCAGACAGCTGGCGTTGTGAGGACAAGCAGCGAATTTGAAAGCCAAATGAAGCTCAAACCAAGGAGTAACGTTACTAACTCGTTCACCTTTACCTTTTAGTTGTGGATTATGCATGAGTCGCCCAGTAATTTGTTTTCAGTACTGGTCAGAAGTTCACCTGCACTCCTCATCGACATACATACTtcagacttttgttgtttttgtttgtttacttgaACTGTTTTTTTAGTGAGCGCTAATAATGAAATTATGAACTCTTAACAGGTTTATTGCTGGTTTTCTCTGAATATCCAGTAGGAGGTTTCACCTTGACCTCATGCTTTTTGCAGCCATAAGCGAGCTTCAGTCATATCTCTGTCTGGATATTTGACCACACTTCTTTTCAAAAGTtgtaaaagttaaattatttgGCTACCATATGGGTCATCCCTGATATTTAATGTTGGCCCTCTTCATTTAttccaaaaccagttttgattTGTGCTTGCAATCCTTATCCTGCTGTAAAACGTGAAGGTTTTAGCTTTTCATTTCAGGTGGTGtttcaaaaaaatgtacttgCAGCAAAGCATCCAAACAGCATGAAGCTGCCGCCACCAGTTTATGGTGTTCTTTGTTTGGAAAAGACTCGTCTCTACTCCTCTAGGTAAACCTCTTCTCATCAACGGTTGGCGGTTTTAAACAGGGTACAGTGTTGACGGTAACACTGATGTTCCAGCAACTTTCAGTTCATGACAGACCTGAGCTCTG
Coding sequences within:
- the rad54l2 gene encoding helicase ARIP4 isoform X1, with the protein product MSEEAISESDLEASIDSEEECMENEEEEEEEEDEDLEEDEEENDGDDEDDGLERPASAQSRADGDGRDSNSTTSGEPSSEPPSRPSSRPASRSQPPTGAGNSSESKAASRKTKKDKASKLTKSLKSSKSSKTPKPAKPAHLRKNIRKMLQEDQLEAGTKAAQQEEMERRKRLEQQRKDFPMQAPSLADAQLVETAALLAEVSQLVPALQGKQDVICLDSSGEEDEKADINLPALAIGDDIIELSSGDEDTLQISSESADEEADAAHGSEESSGAHINDTLNLPDAQGRVLVNINHPPEEKDVYLAPQLARAVKPHQIGGIRFLYDNLIESLDRYKTSSGFGCILAHSMGLGKTLQVISFIDILLKNTEAHTVLAIVPVNTLQNWLTEFNLWLPPQEALPPDTDPTFVTGRMFKVHILNDEHKTTVARAKVVEEWSRDGGVLLMGYEMYRLLSMKKSFVMGKKRKTKKPAGPVIIDLDEEDRQQELMKGIEKSISRPGPDVVICDEGHRIKNYHASTSQALKNIRSRRRVVLTGYPLQNNLTEYWCMVDFVRPDFLGTRQEFSNMFERPILNGQCVDSTPQDVRLMRYRSHVLHSLLEGFVQRRGHDVLRHHLPNKEEFVILVRLSPIQKALYTEFMKRFREAGNSGWLGLNPLKAFCVCCKIWNHPDVLFEALEKENQANEQDLDLDDITSASNPRCPAPGAGLKTKVADSSKGNNSLPPLNPSQDRANQVITYEWAKDIMSNYRTGVLESSAKIVLLFHLIEESVRRRDKILVFSQSLSTLTVIEDFLSKRPMPPGIAPSDSQNQNWVRNLNYYRLDGSTSASERERLINQFNDPENKAAWLFLLSTRAGCLGVNLIGASRVVVFDASWNPCHDAQAVCRVYRYGQRKPCYIYRLVCDFTLEKKIYDRQVSKQGMSDRVVDDLNPVLNFTRKEVESLLHFVEEEPEAERISLESQRELESVIYQACELYPNLITKPPFHHESLLMDRKESKLTKAEKRAAKKSYEDEKRASVPYSRPSYAPYYPTSEHSLASIAAFNQRGWRHITRPDDKPVASVRPIQSTPIPMMPRQVGMGMAGSSSAGSLPLNFLQKAGVYVQRIVTTTDIVIPGANSSTDVQAHISAGESIHVIRGSKGTYIRTNDGRIFAIRSGKISRPAAGASAPSRADTQVSLIHPVSNGCSSPADQPRRSPAADQRPPSPLSSDFFQELSHYASSTGSATAGRANESSSLLDLPSATAGDEGGSLTGDQSRQLGNELLSSAVEAQRASKRKRDGGQDISQTGGKHTSVTAHFPGLSVNSGGLSFPPVGLNLGNLGNLGHVSQPLLMPGGGSSFLQSPGQTLADLQSMFPSVSSDLLRQPAAGNGHLPPSSSAFSSASSTIPMSSTATSSSLPSGTLPPYLMNPNMAGLLSSGFPLSYSQPLLSSPRMFPGPLLSGSGGFSMPNSNSATPSFLSHFTNPTSSLLGAALTQPDRHPSAVNGGDSSDDDVIEVTGQ
- the rad54l2 gene encoding helicase ARIP4 isoform X2, with product MSEEAISESDLEASIDSEEECMENEEEEEEEEDEDLEEDEEENDGDDEDDGLERPASAQSRADGDGRDSNSTTSGEPSSEPPSRPSSRPASRSQPPTGAGNSSESKAASRKTKKDKASKLTKSLKSSKSSKTPKPAKPAHLRKNIRKMLQEDQLEAGTKAAQQEEMERRKRLEQQRKDFPMQAPSLADAQLVETAALLAEVSQLVPALQGKQDVICLDSSGEEDEKADINLPALAIGDDIIELSSGDEDTLQISSESADEEADAAHGSEESSGAHINDTLNLPDAQGRVLVNINHPPEEKDVYLAPQLARAVKPHQIGGIRFLYDNLIESLDRYKTSSGFGCILAHSMGLGKTLQVISFIDILLKNTEAHTVLAIVPVNTLQNWLTEFNLWLPPQEALPPDTDPTFVTGRMFKVHILNDEHKTTVARAKVVEEWSRDGGVLLMGYEMYRLLSMKKSFVMGKKRKTKKPAGPVIIDLDEEDRQQELMKGIEKSISRPGPDVVICDEGHRIKNYHASTSQALKNIRSRRRVVLTGYPLQNNLTEYWCMVDFVRPDFLGTRQEFSNMFERPILNGQCVDSTPQDVRLMRYRSHVLHSLLEGFVQRRGHDVLRHHLPNKEEFVILVRLSPIQKALYTEFMKRFREAGNSGWLGLNPLKAFCVCCKIWNHPDVLFEALEKENQANEQDLDLDDITSASNPRCPAPGAGLKTKVADSSKGNNSLPPLNPSQDRANQVITYEWAKDIMSNYRTGVLESSAKIVLLFHLIEESVRRRDKILVFSQSLSTLTVIEDFLSKRPMPPGIAPSDSQNQNWVRNLNYYRLDGSTSASERERLINQFNDPENKAAWLFLLSTRAGCLGVNLIGASRVVVFDASWNPCHDAQAVCRVYRYGQRKPCYIYRLVCDFTLEKKIYDRQVSKQGMSDRVVDDLNPVLNFTRKEVESLLHFVEEEPEAERISLESQRELESVIYQACELYPNLITKPPFHHESLLMDRKESKLTKAEKRAAKKSYEDEKRASVPYSRPSYAPYYPTSEHSLASIAAFNQRGWRHITRPDDKPVASVRPIQSTPIPMMPRQVGMGMAGSSSAGSLPLNFLQKAGVYVQRIVTTTDIVIPGANSSTDVQAHISAGESIHVIRGSKGTYIRTNDGRIFAIRSGKISRPAAGASAPSRDTQVSLIHPVSNGCSSPADQPRRSPAADQRPPSPLSSDFFQELSHYASSTGSATAGRANESSSLLDLPSATAGDEGGSLTGDQSRQLGNELLSSAVEAQRASKRKRDGGQDISQTGGKHTSVTAHFPGLSVNSGGLSFPPVGLNLGNLGNLGHVSQPLLMPGGGSSFLQSPGQTLADLQSMFPSVSSDLLRQPAAGNGHLPPSSSAFSSASSTIPMSSTATSSSLPSGTLPPYLMNPNMAGLLSSGFPLSYSQPLLSSPRMFPGPLLSGSGGFSMPNSNSATPSFLSHFTNPTSSLLGAALTQPDRHPSAVNGGDSSDDDVIEVTGQ